A single window of Microplitis demolitor isolate Queensland-Clemson2020A chromosome 7, iyMicDemo2.1a, whole genome shotgun sequence DNA harbors:
- the LOC103574821 gene encoding lysosomal Pro-X carboxypeptidase has translation MDYKQYYFLLSFILIFKFIESSSRQVRSEFTNENIKSNTSQYKYVIKKFTVPVDHFSFSINDTFEIRYFVNDTWKHGKNPPIFLYTGNEGSLEVFAENTGFIWDIAPSYGALVVFAEHRYYGESMPFGNKSTDSTKHFGFLTSQQALADYVDLISYIKSDPSMKHSPVIAFGGSYGGMLSAWIRMKYPHVIHGAIAASAPILQFTGFTDCQVFSRIVTSDFRAVDPNCEKVIRKSWSSINNFTSTDHGKKWMSSKFKTCKTLSTVEDVKTFKDYVSAIYNNLAMVNYPYETDFLSPLPPYPIAEFCKQLKNTNLSSDEELLTNLQRGINLFSNYTGKTKCLDLDDAEPDLGAANWNYQACTEMVMPFCMDGVNDMFEPQPWNFEDFSKDCFKHFNVTPKPNLVCDTYGCDDLSTATNIVFSNGLLDPWSGGGVLRNLSSSAVAIIIPEGAHHLDLRGAHPADPYSVIKAREYHKYSIKKWIKEYRELINKTSDIM, from the exons atggattacaaacaatattattttcttttatcatttattttaatattcaaatttattgagtcAAGTTCTCGGCAAGTGAGAAGTGAATTtactaatgaaaatattaaatcaaatacttCGCAgtataaatatgttattaaaaaatttactgtacca gTCGACcatttcagtttttcaattaacGACACATTTGAAATCCGTTACTTTGTTAATGACACATGGAAGCATGGTAAAAATCCCccgatatttttatataccgGCAATGAAGGCTCGCTTGAAGTGTTTGCTGAAAATAct ggATTTATTTGGGACATCGCACCGAGCTACGGGGCACTTGTTGTGTTTGCAGAACACCGTTATTACGGTGAATCGATGCCGTTTGGCAATAAATCTACTGATAGTACAAAACACTTTGGATTCTTGACTTCACAGCAAGCGTTAGCTGATTATGTTGACTTGATCTCGTACATTAAATCTGATCCAAGTATGAAACATAGTCCGGTAATTGCTTTCGGCGGTTCTTATGGCGGTATGCTGAGTGCTTGGATCCGCATGAAATATCCCCATGTTATTcatgg AGCAATTGCTGCATCGGCTCCGATTCTACAATTTACCGGTTTTACGGATTGCCAAGTATTCTCTCGGATCGTAACCTCTGACTTTAGAGCAGTTGATCCGAATTGTGAGAAAGTTATCCGTAAATCCTGGAgttctattaataatttcacatcaactg atcatggaaaaaaatggatgtcatctaaatttaaaacttgtaAAACACTTAGTACGGTTGAAGAtgttaaaacatttaaagACTATGTATCagctatttataataatttagcaATGGTTAATTACCCATATGAAACAGATTTTCTATCTCCACTTCCGCCATATCCAATcgca gaattttgtaagcagttaaaaaatacaaatctatcatcagatgaagaattattaacaaatttacaACGAGGTATTAATTTGTTCTCAAACTATACCGGCAAGACGAAATGTTTGGATTTAGACGACGCAGAGCCAGATTTAGGAGCAGCCAATTGGAATTATCAAGCGTGTACTGAAATGGTAATGCCTTTCTGTATGGACGGTGTTAACGACATGTTTGAACCACAGCCTTGGAATTTCGAGGACTTTAGCAAAGATtgttttaaacattttaacgTAACACCTAAACCGAATTTAGTCTGCGACACATACGGCTGCGATGATTTGAGTACCGCGACAAATATTGTCTTCAGCAATGGATTACTGGACCCATGGTCAGGCGGCGGTGTTCTGAGGAACTTGTCATCATCAGCCGTCGCCATCATCATACCCGAAGGCGCACATCATCTTGATTTGCGCGGTGCCCATCCAGCGGATCCTTACTCGGTCATAAAAGCTCGTGAATATCATAAGTACTCTATTAAAAAATGGATCAAGGAGTATCgtgaattgataaataaaactagCGATataatgtga